The Streptomyces seoulensis genome contains a region encoding:
- a CDS encoding agmatine deiminase family protein: protein MSPQPSPPRRTVLRALAGLGAVAFGAAACGPGDLAGADVTSAGQDGGGRTVRFGAEWESHARTFMSWPALDPVWGEDLPYVREDIARVARAVAEYEYVVMMARPEQVKAAQRACGSQVEVIPLQVDDLWARDIVPVFVEDAGRVTGVDFNFNGWGNKQEHANDARVAATLLDRYGVPRVKAPLVAEGGSFETDGEGTLLLTESSVVNDNRNPGKSRDRIEVELGRTLGVSKVIWLRGVRGEDITDAHVDSLARFTAPGVVLVDRAAAGSPADSWSRAADQARHVLGEATDARGRHLEIVDLPQPDLGRITGEGDDFVSTYANFYVANDSVFMPRFGDRRADDRARGILQEHFPKRDIVPVVIDTIASGGGGIHCSTHDQPGRPVD from the coding sequence GTGTCCCCTCAGCCCTCCCCTCCCCGCCGCACCGTCCTGCGCGCGCTCGCCGGCCTCGGTGCCGTCGCCTTCGGCGCGGCGGCCTGCGGCCCGGGGGACCTCGCGGGAGCGGACGTGACCTCCGCCGGCCAGGACGGCGGCGGCCGGACGGTCCGCTTCGGCGCCGAGTGGGAGAGCCACGCGCGGACCTTCATGTCGTGGCCGGCGCTGGACCCGGTGTGGGGTGAGGACCTCCCCTACGTCCGGGAGGACATCGCACGGGTGGCACGGGCGGTCGCGGAGTACGAGTACGTCGTGATGATGGCCCGGCCCGAGCAGGTGAAGGCGGCGCAGCGGGCCTGCGGCTCGCAGGTCGAGGTCATCCCGCTCCAGGTCGACGACCTGTGGGCCCGGGACATCGTGCCCGTCTTCGTGGAGGACGCGGGCAGGGTCACGGGCGTCGACTTCAACTTCAACGGGTGGGGGAACAAGCAGGAGCACGCGAACGACGCCCGCGTCGCGGCCACGCTGCTGGACCGGTACGGCGTCCCTCGGGTGAAGGCCCCGCTCGTCGCCGAGGGCGGTTCCTTCGAGACCGACGGGGAGGGCACCCTGCTGCTCACCGAGAGCTCGGTCGTCAACGACAACCGCAACCCCGGCAAGAGCCGCGACCGGATCGAGGTGGAACTCGGACGGACGCTGGGGGTGAGCAAGGTCATCTGGCTGCGCGGCGTCCGCGGCGAGGACATCACCGACGCGCACGTGGACAGCCTCGCGCGGTTCACCGCGCCCGGCGTGGTCCTGGTCGACCGGGCGGCCGCCGGGTCTCCCGCCGACTCCTGGTCGCGCGCGGCGGACCAGGCGCGTCACGTGCTCGGCGAGGCCACCGACGCCCGCGGGCGGCACCTGGAGATCGTCGACCTGCCGCAGCCGGACCTCGGCAGGATCACGGGGGAGGGCGACGACTTCGTGTCGACGTACGCCAACTTCTACGTGGCCAACGACTCCGTCTTCATGCCGAGGTTCGGCGACAGGAGGGCCGACGACCGCGCGCGGGGCATCCTCCAGGAGCACTTCCCGAAGCGGGACATCGTGCCGGTCGTGATCGACACCATCGCCTCGGGCGGCGGCGGGATCCACTGCTCGACGCACGACCAGCCGGGCAGGCCCGTCGACTGA
- a CDS encoding GNAT family N-acetyltransferase, translated as MSLRLAEVTSANLGTALAIRVRPDQDHAVEPVAHSLAEAYVHPPGVAWPRLVLDGERPVGFLMAFLDIDWRGDGSVRRSGLWRLNIDAGEQGKGFGRFAVESVAAELRRRGCGELYVTWHPGADGPGGFYRRLGFRTTGETSGGQTVGVLGLA; from the coding sequence ATGTCGCTCCGTCTTGCCGAGGTCACATCCGCGAACCTCGGAACCGCCCTGGCCATCCGCGTGCGTCCGGACCAGGATCACGCCGTCGAGCCGGTCGCGCACTCGCTGGCCGAGGCGTACGTGCACCCGCCGGGCGTCGCCTGGCCTCGGCTGGTCCTGGACGGAGAGCGTCCGGTCGGCTTCCTGATGGCCTTCCTCGACATCGACTGGCGCGGCGACGGGAGTGTGCGGCGCTCCGGCCTGTGGCGGCTGAACATCGACGCGGGCGAACAGGGCAAGGGGTTCGGGCGCTTCGCCGTGGAATCCGTCGCGGCGGAACTGCGGCGGCGCGGCTGCGGGGAGCTGTACGTCACCTGGCACCCCGGCGCCGACGGGCCCGGCGGGTTCTACCGCCGGCTGGGCTTCCGCACGACCGGTGAGACGAGCGGCGGTCAGACGGTGGGTGTGCTCGGCCTCGCTTAG
- a CDS encoding flavin reductase family protein, producing the protein MLNPPSPTATAASVHAEGVSDDEFRAAMSRLAAGVVLVTAQEPPLDPDDPYAPGTEDVGMTATAFMSVSLDPPLVLVSLRTGSRMDDLLDEQPLWAVSVLAENQRQIAGRFAMKGRISDRLLFADLAPDRGEATGAPLIADALATLECRTEQRVPAGDHTLVIGRVLTARVPSAEGGPLMYYRGRYRHLG; encoded by the coding sequence GTGCTGAACCCTCCCTCCCCCACCGCCACGGCCGCTTCTGTGCATGCTGAGGGGGTGAGCGACGACGAGTTCCGGGCCGCGATGTCCCGGCTGGCCGCGGGCGTGGTGCTGGTGACCGCGCAGGAACCGCCGCTGGACCCCGACGACCCGTACGCGCCGGGCACGGAGGACGTCGGCATGACCGCGACCGCCTTCATGTCGGTCTCGCTGGACCCGCCGCTGGTGCTGGTCAGCCTGCGCACCGGCTCCCGCATGGACGACCTGCTGGACGAGCAGCCGCTGTGGGCGGTCTCCGTGCTGGCCGAGAACCAGCGGCAGATCGCGGGCCGCTTCGCCATGAAGGGCCGCATCAGCGACCGCCTGCTCTTCGCCGACCTCGCCCCGGACCGCGGCGAGGCCACCGGCGCGCCCCTGATCGCCGACGCGCTGGCCACCCTGGAGTGCCGCACCGAGCAACGGGTGCCGGCCGGCGACCACACCCTGGTCATCGGCCGCGTCCTGACGGCACGCGTGCCGAGCGCCGAGGGCGGGCCCCTCATGTACTACCGGGGGCGGTACCGGCACCTGGGCTGA